One window of Plasmodium relictum strain SGS1 genome assembly, chromosome: 14 genomic DNA carries:
- a CDS encoding small subunit rRNA processing factor, putative produces MIDKKNQNFKKQKFSKAKKKNKNGEAKVNQTYNRFRTNIKVNKKHKSFKNLKKNELKFNYKFKNKNKTHYNNKYNIKNKILSKDNDDYYENCYRNYTSSGDDNIQDGNNLNMIENKTSDSNMKNGTVDYVDYMNMISSDKNNLYKVKKEYDENNDINNENVFKFFLLFSPLAITSIKNKSCLINADDHLIFFEKKLRNLESLVKIEKNDNNKKNIERKIESIKNKLDNIRLDILFFTLLCLRDSILNKKQRLQIYIHTINGLLVYVSPLFRVPRNFTLFKKVMLNLLKNGIVQDDNKQTLLKILPHSIKYYMGNTVCVGISNNGFPTDTKKFTDKVKKTNNGYSFFVSLSSIYDVTKFIEIIKNKESEEFSFDYLIRLSDLKLSSTTICSKLTHFLN; encoded by the exons ATGATAGATAAAAAGaatcaaaattttaaaaaacaaaagttCTCTAAAgcgaagaaaaaaaataaaaatggtgAAGCAAAAGTTAATCAAACATATAATAGATTCAgaacaaatataaaagtaaataagAAGCATAAAtcctttaaaaatttaaaaaaaaatgaattaaagtttaattataaatttaaaaataaaaataaaacacattataataataaatataacattaaaaacaaaatactAAGCAAAGATAATGATGATTACTACGAAAATTGTTATAGAAATTATACTTCTAGTGGCGATGATAACATACAAGATGGGAATAATTTAAACATGATTGAAAACAAAACAAGTGATtcaaatatgaaaaatggCACAGTTGATTATGTTGATTATATGAATATGATAAGTTCTGATAAGAACAATttatataaagtaaaaaaagaatatgatgaaaataacgatataaataatgaaaacgtatttaaattttttctcttatttTCTCCTTTAGCTATAACTAGTATCAAAAACAAAAGTTGTTTAATTAATGCTGATGATCACTTGATATTTTtcgaaaaaaaattaagaaatctTGAAAGTTTagtaaaaattgaaaaaaatgataataataaaaaaaatatagaaagaaaaatagaaagtataaaaaacaaattgGACAATATAAGACttgatatattattttttacattattatgCTTAAGAGAtagtattttaaataaaaaacaaagactacaaatatatattcatacaATTAATGGTTTATTAGTTTATGTTTCTCCTTTATTTCGTGTACCTAGGaattttacattatttaaaaaagttatgttaaatttattgaaaaatgGCATAGTTCAAGATGATAACAAGCAAacacttttaaaaattcttccACActcaataaaatattatatggGAAATACagt gtgTGTTGGGATATCTAATAATGGTTTTCCTACAGATACTAAAAAATTTACTGACaaagtaaaaaaaacaaataatggatattcattttttgtatCTTTGTCAAGTATTTATGATGTAACAAAATttattgaaataataaaaaataaagaatcgGAAGAATTTTCATTCGACTATCTTATTAGATTATCAgatttaaaattatcatcAACTACTATTTGTTCAAAGTTAACtcattttttgaattaa
- the UBA1 gene encoding ubiquitin-activating enzyme E1, putative, whose amino-acid sequence MQNKNPPLKKQRTYEVVNLNEVEDKRENCTNINSLDKMENNKIDSDLYSRQLGTYGYELMNKLIKLNILIINVKSVGLECAKNLILSGPKSVCIYDNDLCEISDVGVNFYISESDVEKKNCRSDAVLKNLQELNNYVHIYNFKGDIDKNMLENFDVVVACDINNEDIIKYNNLVRSIKTKKIAFLCCNIYGLCGYIFVDFNNEFICYDQTGENVKSCNVSKISKESEGKVSYDFDKSAPFQNGDYVKFSDVEGMTEINNKIYKINNLQKYTFTIGDTSNFSNYIKGGTCTQLKIPLKLNFHPYEYISKNPLSEKLERKEVIINDIIHEEIGIPDSFIVSDYAKFDMSNHLHYSIQALKWYEMQNNKVLPENYEEEAFEKIYKYAVELNEKDKQKKLNQSVEELKKDVVYKVAKYCKSHIAPVASFFGGLLAQEVIKFTGKFMPIYQILYLDFFECIQSTEHDISEIKRLNNKNDNIITIFGKSFQKKLTELNVFLVGSGALGCEYAKLFCLLDMCQSNNNGVLTITDNDNIEISNLNRQFLFRREHVGKSKSLIASEIIKNKNKNINVRSLETRVGSENEHVFNESFWEKQNIIVNALDNIQARQYVDNKCVWYSKPLFESGTLGTKGNVQVIIPFLTQSYNDSYDPPEDSIPLCTLKHFPYDIVHTIEYARDIFQGLFYNTPLNIQQFLNNKKDYIKKIEEEGNNATLLETLQNVINTLKEVSNQCSFEFCIKKAVDLFHTNFINQINQLLHSFPVDYKLSSGEYFWVGQKKPPQALSFDLNNEYVTEFLLSTSNLYAQVYNIPTCYDISFIKEVASKIKVEPFHPKSVKVNIDEKNLNNISFSYAAETKLIEDHCEELLKIETNNIKVTPIEFDKDEETNLHVNFIYSFANLRAKNYKIKTCDKLKAKLVAGKIIPALATTTSMITGLVGIELLKYVNYYDYIQKYVKLSEEERKKEKDVLSYFKNAFINSALPLFLFSEPMPPLKTVDKEYDELMKGPIRAIPNGFTSWDKIQISIKNGTTKNLIDYLNEKYAVEVNLISVGNACLYNCYLPAHNKERLNKPIHEIYMQITKQQLLDDKNYIIVEASCSDQDMVDVLIPSIKFIYK is encoded by the exons ATGCAAAACAAAAACCCTCCATTA AAGAAACAACGAACTTACGAAGTTGTTAACCTGAACGAGGTAGAagataaaagagaaaattgcacaaatattaattctttagataaaatggaaaataataaaatagattCCGATTTGTATTCGAGACAGTTAGGAACATATGGATATGAATTAatgaacaaattaataaagttaaatattttaataataaatgttaAAAGTGTTGGCTTAGAATGTGCAAAAAATTTGATTTTATCAGGTCCTAAATCTGTTTGTATTTATGATAACGATTTATGTGAAATAAGTGATGTAGGCGTTAATTTTTACATTAGTGAAAGTGacgtagaaaaaaaaaattgccgAAGTGATGcagtattaaaaaatttacaagaACTTAATAAttatgtacatatatataattttaaaggggatatagataaaaatatgttagAAAACTTTGATGTAGTTGTTGCTtgtgatataaataatgaagatataataaaatataataatttagttAGAagtataaaaacaaaaaaaatagctTTTTTATGTTGCAATATATATGGTTTGTGTGGATATATTTTTGTTGAttttaataatgaatttatttGCTATGATCAAACTGGAGAGAATGTGAAAAGCTGCAATGTTAGTAAAATTAGTAAAGAATCTGAAGGAAAAGTTTCTTATGATTTTGATAAATCTGCTCCATTTCAGAATGGAGATTATGTGAAGTTTAGTGATGTAGAAGGAATGACTGAAATAAATAACaagatttataaaataaataatttacaaaaatacaCATTCACAATAGGAGATACAAGTAATTTCagtaattatataaaaggtGGAACTTGTACACAACTAAAAATACCTTtgaaattaaattttcatcCGTATGAATATATAAGCAAAAATCCGTTAAGTGAAAAACTTGAAAGAAAAGAAGTAATTATTAATGATATTATACATGAAGAAATAGGTATACCAGATTCTTTTATTGTTTCTGACTATGCTAAATTTGATATGAGTAACCATTTACATTATTCTATACAAGCTCTAAAGTGGTATGAAATGCAGAACAATAAGGTATTACCCGAAAATTATGAAGAAGAAgcttttgaaaaaatatataagtaCGCAGTAGagttaaatgaaaaagataaacaaaagaaattaaatcaAAGTGTAGAAGAGTTGAAAAAAGATGTAGTGTATAAAGTAGCTAAATATTGCAAATCTCACATAGCACCGGTTGCTTCTTTTTTTGGGGGACTATTAGCTCAAGAAGTAATAAAGTTTACTGGAAAATTTATGCCTATATAccaaatattatatttagaCTTTTTTGAATGTATCCAATCTACAGAGCATGATATAAGtgaaataaaaagattaaataataaaaacgataATATTATAACAATATTTGGAAAAtcatttcaaaaaaaactAACTGAgttaaatgtttttttagTTGGTTCTGGTGCATTAGGATGTGAATATGCTAAACTTTTTTGTTTACTTGATATGTGCCAATCTAATAACAATGGTGTTTTAACAATTACagataatgataatattgaaatttcaaatttaaatagacaatttttatttagaagAGAGCATGTAGGAAAATCAAAATCACTTATTGCATcagaaataataaagaataaaaataaaaatataaatgttcGTTCTTTAGAGACAAGAGTTGGTTCAGAAAATGAACACGTTTTTAATGAATCCTTCTGGGAGAAGCAAAATATTATTGTTAATGCCCTAGATAATATACAAGCTAGGCAATATGTAGATAATAAATGTGTTTGGTATTCTAAACCTTTATTTGAATCAGGAACATTAGGAACTAAAGGAAATGTTCAAGTTATCATACCATTTTTGACTCAGTCATATAATGATAGTTATGATCCACCAGAAGATTCTATTCCATTATGTACTTTAAAACATTTTCCATATGATATTGTTCACACAATTGAATATGCTAGAGATATTTTTCAAGGATTATTTTATAACACGCCTTTGAACATACagcaatttttaaataataaaaaagattataTCAAAAAGATAGAAGAAGAAGGTAATAATGCTACTTTATTAGAAACTTTACAAAATGTTATTAATACATTAAAGGAAGTTTCAAATCAATGTAGTTTTGaattttgtattaaaaaagCTGTTGATTTATTTCATACAAATTTTATAAACCAAATTAATCAATTACTACATTCCTTTCCTGTTGATTATAAATTATCTAGTGGAGAATACTTTTGGGTTGGGCAAAAAAAACCTCCACAAGCCCTTAGttttgatttaaataatgaatatgTTACAGAATTTTTGTTAAGTACATCAAATTTATATGCACAAGTATATAATATACCTACTTGTTATGATATTAGTTTTATTAAAGAAGTGGcaagtaaaataaaagtagAGCCATTTCATCCCAAAAGTGTAAAAGTTAATATTGATGAAAAGAATCTCAACAacatttcattttcatatgCAGCAGAAACAAAACTTATAGAGGATCATTGTGAAGagttattaaaaatagaaacaaataatataaaagtgACTCCTATAGAATTTGATAAAGATGAAGAAACAAATTTGCATGTAAATTTCATATATTCCTTTGCAAATTTAAGagcaaaaaattataagattAAAACTtgtgataaattaaaagcaAAACTTGTTGCAGGAAAAATTATACCAGCACTAGCAACAACAACTTCTATGATAACAGGATTAGTAGGtatagaattattaaaatatgtgaattattatgattatattcaaaaatatgttaaattATCGGAAGAAGaaaggaaaaaagaaaaagatgttttatcttattttaaaaatgctTTCATAAATTCCGCATTAcctctatttcttttttctgaACCAATGCCACCTCTTAAAACTGTTGATAAAGAATATGACGAATTAATGAAAGGACCAATCAGGGCTATACCAAATGGATTTACTTCATGGGATAAGATACAAATTTCGATAA aaaatgGTACtactaaaaatttaatagactatttaaatgaaaaatatgcTGTAGAAGTAAATTTGATATCCGTTGGTAATGCTTGTTTATATAACTGTTATTTGCCTGCACATAATAAAGAAAGATTGAACAAGCCTATTCATGAAATATACATGCAAATAACAAAACAACAATTGCTtgatgataaaaattatattattgttGAAGCTAGTTGCAGTGATCAAGATATGGTAGATGTTTTAATACCatctattaaatttatatataaataa
- the HAD3 gene encoding haloacid dehalogenase-like hydrolase, putative: MYSISSIKFLLCLIFLSLFFVDNYKALSENSLFFFLQPKIRSNRKNFIKKSYYELLNYKKSDDCLNDLLYKNNIKLIAIDIDGTLADDSSKISNENIQAMHIAKKLGINVIFATGRLYSTCLNLFEQKQIEQFELDKYDGIYANGAYINLKGNYLDIRKFSDRNIDTLLFSLSHYNILEYALFSNKDDMYVYSEDPNIQKHLIKKEYEGNKNEVKYVKTLYPDHNIVLLNKLNDIFNIGDIVKVYLFGKLFPEQKHIGDILKIVKDELSPHFSVYMEESNGGFVSIRPLNTSKTLAIDTYTRLHNIKLDEVLSIANGENDVDLLSVTGYSVSVKNAVSNAYKAAKCASTKTNNEHAIADIIYKVISGRRL; this comes from the coding sequence ATGTACAGTATATCATCAATCAAGTTTTTATTGTGCCTTATCTTTTTAAGTTTGTTTTTTGTTGACAATTATAAAGCTTTAAGTGAGAATtcgctttttttttttttgcaaccGAAAATCAGAtctaatagaaaaaattttattaagaaaAGTTATTATGAGTTgctaaattataaaaaatccGATGATTGCTTAAATGATTtactatataaaaataacataaaattaatagCTATTGATATTGATGGTACTTTGGCGGATGATTCATCTAAAATaagtaatgaaaatattcaaGCTATGCATATTGCTAAAAAACTAGGaataaatgttatttttGCAACTGGTAGGTTATATAGTACTTGTTTAAATCTTTTCGAACAGAAACAAATTGAACAATTTGAATTAGATAAATATGATGGCATATATGCTAACGGTgcttatattaatttaaaaggaAATTATCTTGATATTAGAAAGTTTAGCGATAGGAATATTGATACTTTATTGTTTTCATTGTCTCActataatattttagaaTATGCATTGTTTTCAAATAAAGATGATATGTATGTATATAGTGAAGATCCCAATATACAAAAAcacttaataaaaaaggaatatgAAGGAAACAAAAATGAGGTTAAATATGTAAAGACATTATACCCCGATCACAATAtagttttattaaataaacttaatgatatttttaatattggAGATATAGTtaaagtatatttatttggTAAATTATTTCCAGAGCAAAAACATATTGgagatattttaaaaatagtaaaagaTGAATTAAGTCCTCATTTTAGTGTATACATGGAGGAATCAAATGGGGGTTTTGTTTCAATAAGACCACTAAATACTTCAAAAACACTTGCAATCGACACATATACACGATtacataatattaaattagaTGAAGTTTTATCAATTGCAAATGGAGAAAATGACGTAGATTTATTATCAGTAACAGGATATTCTGTCTCTGTCAAAAATGCAGTTAGCAATGCTTACAAAGCTGCTAAATGTGCTAGCACCAAGACTAATAACGAACATGCCATAGctgatattatatataaagtaaTTTCAGGAAGAAGATTATAA